The genomic interval ATTCGTGGAATATCAGGGGAATACCCTTTTTATGGAAAAATAGAAACCATCCCTCAGGGAGCCGCTGATCATTATCAAAACGAAAATACCGTGTTGGTTGATAAAACGCTGATGCTGCAGTTTGATGCGGAAGTAGGCGATACGGTGCGCATTGGGAATTCAAAATTTAGGATTGAAGGCGAATCCGTGCAAGCACCCGGGCAAACGGGCCTGTCCTCTGCTGTGGCTCCAGCGATTTTCTTGCCCTTAGCTAGTTTAGAGTCGACCGGGCTCCTGCAAAAAGGAAGCAGGGTCAATTATCTGTACTATTATCAGTTTGATACGAATGTAGATAGCCACCAGCTTGCAGAGCGACTGGACGAGCGACTCGAGAAAGAGGGGCTTGATGCAGAAAGCGTTCAAATGCGAAAAGAACGAACAGGCAGGGTATTTGGTGATTTGACGAAATTCCTTTCTCTGGTAGGCTTTATTGCGCTCTTGTTGGGTTGTATTGGTGTGTCAAGTGCTGTGCAGATTTATATTCGTGAAAAAATCAATAGTATTGCCATTCTGAGGTGTTTGGGTGTCAGCGGTTTTCAAGCTTTTCTGATTTTCATTTTCCAGATTATCGGTATTGGATTTATCGGTTCAATCATTGGTGCCGGATTAGGGGTGCTGCTTCAACAATTGATCCCGATGGTTCTCGCAGAGCTACTTCCGGTAGAGGTGAACATTGCTGTTTCCTGGCCGTCAATCTGGATGGGTGTGGTGCTGGGTGTACTGATTTCTGTGCTTTTTGCCCTGTTACCTTTACTGTCCGTTCAGAGGGTATCACCTTTAAATACACTCCGCGCCTCCTTTCAGGCAACTGCTGCAAGCAGCAATAAACAACGGGGGTTTGTATTTCTGTTGATTGTGCTGTTTATCGCCACTTTCGCCAGAACGCAGTTAGACGATTGGTTGCAAACGCTTATATTCACGATCGCAGTTGTTGCAGGTTATCTCATCCTATATGGTGTGGCTGCGATAATGATCAGGCTTGTGCGCAAATATTTTCCTAATTCCTGGGCTTATGTATGGCGACAAGGCTTATCTAATTTATACAGACCTAATAATCAGACGGTGATTTTGGTCATGGCGATTGGCTTGGGAACCGCCTTTATAAGTACGTTGTTCTTTGTTAAATCATTACTGATCGAACAGGTTACGTTTTCTACGCAGGGTGAGCAACCCAATATGGTGCTTTTTGATATCCAAACTAGGCAGAAAGATGAGGTAACTGATTTGGTCAGGTTGTCTGGGTTGCCGGTCATTCAGGAGGTACCGATTGTTACGATACAACTTGAATCAATTAATGGATATCGACAAAGCGATGTTGAGAAGGATAGTACCTTAGAGATCTCTACCAGAGCGTTTGCCAGAGAGCTCCGCGTTACGTTTCGAGATAGTCTGATTTCTTCGGAAAAGATTACTGAAGGATCCTGGAAAGGCATTGTTGCAGAAGGAGATACGGCGCTTATCTCGCTTGACCGGGAATATGCGGAGCGTATCGGAGTTCAGGTTGGAGATGAGATTGTATGCAATGTTCAGGGTTTACTAGTTCCAACAAGGGTTGGAAGCCTGCGGGAAGTTGATTGGGATCGCGTACAAACAAATTTTCGCATCGTCTTTCCGAAAGGTATAATTGACGATGCTCCGCAGTTCCATGTTATTATGACGAGAACCCCGAACGAAGAAACCTCGGCAGCTTTTCAATTAAAGCTTGTACAGGCTTTTCCGAATGTCTCTATTATCGATTTGAAATTAATTTTGACAGTGTTGGACGAAATTATTTCTAAAGTTAGTTTTGTGATCCAATTTATGGCTGCTCTCAGTATTTTTACGGGACTCGTTGTTCTGTTATCGTCTATACTGATAAGTAAGTTCCAGCGGATTCAAGAGAGCGTACTGTTGCGAACTTTAGGGGCAAGTAGAAAGCAAGTGCTTGCAATCACTGCGCTGGAATATTTCTTTTTGGGAGCTTTGTCTTCGATGGCCGGGATATTAATTGCCGTCGTTTCGGCTTGGGCTTTAGCAACTTTTAATTTTGAAATACCGTTCCGCCCCGATTTTCTGGTCATATTGGTGGTTTTGGTTTGCGTTACATTTCTTACAGTGATCATCGGGATCATTAATATTAATAGTATTCTGAGGCGGCCTCCTTTGGAAATTCTTCGAAGATAATCTGAATGATCTATTTTCTAAGTTTTTGTTCTTAAATTAGGTGAATCTAAGCCGAAATTATGATGCAGACTTATATTTCAATTTTGCGAGGTATCAACGTAAGTGGGCAAAAGCTAATAAAAATGGATGCCCTAAAAAGTATGTACGAATCGCTGGGCTTTACCCATGTCAAAAATTATGTGCAAAGTGGTAATATTATCTTTTCAGCAGATGAGACAGCTACCAAATCGCTGGTAGAAAAAATATCATCACAAATTGAAAATGATTTTGGGTTTGAGGTTCCCGTTTTAGTAATGACTAAAAATGAGCTCGAAGAAATTATCGCTGCGAATCCTTTTGCTGATAGTCCTGAGAAAGACCCTACCGCTCTGTATGTGACTTTTTTGGCAGCTAACGTGAGCGATTTTGATCTTGATCGTATCGAGGAAAAGGCTCAAAAAGATGAGCAGATATACATTGGATCAAAGGCTGTGTATTTATATTGTCCTCATGGCTATGGGAAAACCAAGTTAAACAATACTTTTTTAGAACGAAGTTTAAAAACAAAGGCGACTACTAGAAATTGGAAGACGACAAAAAAGCTTTTGGAATTAGCCGTTCGCTAAAATTGGAATTACGCATTTATTTTCCGTATTTTATGGGTACGTTACCGATTTGATAATGTTTGCCAAAAAAATAACCCACACTAAACTATGAAAAAGACTTGGCTGTCCTTCGTTTTTATATTTTTCGGAGCAACTTTTACTGCATTCTCTCAAGATTCCGTGCAGCGGAAGAAAGAATATCTAAAAGAGATTCTGGATATTAATATTGATCAGCGCTTTAGAGCAAATACCAGACGTGTTTCTGTAGAAGATAGTACCTGGATGGACTGGTTAAAACGAACGGGAGAGTTGCCACCGGACTTTTCCAAGATGCGGTCTATCCCTAATTTACCTGAACCTTTAATTGAATATCGGGATGGTAATAAAGTACCGATAACCACTGTTAACCAATGGAAGAAAAAACGAGAATGGATAAAAGCACAGTATCAACACTGGGTTTCTGGTCATGCTCCTGGAGCGCCTGGGAACGTTGAGGCTAACGTATTGACTGATGAGGTACAAGAGAACGGCACTCGTGTCCAAATGATTGAACTCAGATTTGGTCCAGGTCATAAAGCAAAGATGACTGTCGAATTGATTATCCCTCCGGGAAGTGAAGAAAAACCGGTTTTTATGACACAATGGAACCATCGTGACTGGGCGCAATTAGCCGTTAAAAGGGGGTACATCGGCTGCGTTTATGCGGCGGCAGATTTGAAGGATGATACGGATCCCTATATGTTTATCTATCCTGATTATGACTTTAGCGGGTTGATGAGAAGAGCATTTGGGGCCTCGAGGGTGGTGGATTATCTATTGACGAGGCGTGAAGTGAATAAAGATCAAATTGCAATAACAGGACACTCCCGAAATGGAAAGCAATCTCTCTGGGCAGCGGCTTTTGATGAGCGAATTTCAGCTGTAGTGTCGAGTAGCTCGAGTACTGGGGGAGATATGCCCTGGCGCTATGGCGACCCGCAATTTGCAAGCGAAACACTCGACTATGTTATGGCTTGGAATGCTCATTGGTTTCATCCTCGATTGCGGTTCTTTTCTGGTCGGGAAGATAAGCTTCCAGTCGATCAGAATCTGCTGGGGGCACTGATAGCGCCGAGACCTTTATTGTATCATTACTCGATCGTAGAGAGAGGGCTGAATTCCTGGTCGAACGAGCAGAATTATTATTCGGTCAAAAAGGTTTATGACTTTCTCGGGGTGCCAGATCATGTTGGGGTATTGACCCGCATGGGTCCGCATGCTGTTGCGGCAAGAGATGTCGAGCAGACAATTGACTTTTTGGATATTCAGTTTGGAAGATCGGATCAAAAATGGTCAAACGAATTGTATTATCCTTATGACTACAAAAAATGGGAGAGTAGCCACCCTGATTATAAGGAAAAAGCAAAGGAAATCGTCCCTGTTAAATTAAAGAATAACTATCGGAGTACAACAGCGTTTCAAGAAGACAAAGAGAAGATAATCGATAATCTCAATTGGATTCTGGGAGATGAACCTGCCGGTGTTCGCGCGGTGAATGTAGGTTCATGGCAGCCCGCCAATAGAGATTGGATTAACCTAATAAACCCTATACCACAGGTTAAAGGAGCTAAAGAGATTTATTTGGGTCCCTATAGCGCGGTCGGAGACCATGTATCTGCTGTTCTTTATTGTCCGGTAGACAGCAGTTCGGGAGAAATTAAGACAGGAACAAACGGAAGACTACCAGTCGTGATTTACTCTCATCAGTATGCTCATTCTTCAGGCTTTGTCAAGGGGCACGATAAAGGGGGGCGATTAGCTACGCGAGATCTTTTCGAATCGCTGGTTAAACGTGGCTTTGCTGTAATGGCCATTGATATGTATGGTTTTGGGACACGAATATGGGAGGCGAAGAATTTTGATCTTCGATACCCTCAATGGTCGAAAATGGGCAAATTTGTCCGCGATATCAGAAGTAGTATGGATGCAATCGACGAGCTGGAGTACTTGGATAATAATCAGATTTATCTGTTGGGAAATACCATTGGTGGCGCAGTTTCTATTATGGCTGCGGCATTGGACGACCGCGTGGCGGGAGTCGCTACTGTGGCTGCTTTTTCGCCGTGGAGAGCATCAGATAGTCAGTTTGAATCGCTTAGAAATTACTCCCATATTCATGGATTTATTCCTCGGATTGGATATTTTGTTGACGAACCAACATCGGTTCCGGTCGACTTCGGTGAGATCATTGCAGCTTATGCACCGAAACCGATGCTGCTTATTGCTCCAGAACTGGATAGGCATACTGATATTCCTGCCTTGAAAGAAATGATGGGTTCTGTAAATAAGGTTTACAGTTTATATGATCGAGAAGATAATATACGAGTTATTTATCAGGCAGGTGAAATCAACAGGATGTCAAGAGATATGTACGAGACTGTCGGTGATTTTTTTCTTAAGCTATCAGAAAGCGGAGATTCTTTGTCTCGGATAGGGAAGACTGAAACGAATCGTGGTTGGGAGATTCTATTCAATGGCGAGAATCCGGCTTCGAAATGGCGCAGTGTTAAAAACGCGAAATTTCCATCAAAGGGCTGGAAGGTTGTAGATGGAAACCTTGTCATCACGTCAGGTGGAAAAGGCGGGGACATTATCACCCGTGAGAAATATTCGGACTTTGAATTGGTCTTTGACTATAAACTAAGCGATTCGGCAAATACCGGTGTGAAATATTTAGTTAACACATTGCAGGATTCGAAAGGACGAAGGGTATTAAACGGGCCGGAATTTCAGCTGATTGATGATTATAAACATGAATCGGTGATTGACAATAGAAGTCCGGAAACCAGTACGGGTTCTTTGTATTTATTGTATGCACCTGTCGGGAAACAGCTAAACGGTCCGGGTGAGTGGAACAGCGTTCGTATTATCGTGCGAGGCAACCATGTGGAACACTGGTTAAATGGGAAAAAGATAGTGGACTATAATCGTGGTTCTTCGGATTTTAGAAAGCGGGTTTCAGAAACTAAATTTAAGGAGTTTAAAGATTATGGTGAAGCGGAATCGGGTCATATCCTATTGCAAGATCATAAAGATCAAGCCTATTTCAGAAATATTAAAATACGCAGGTTCTAAATTCTCTCCCATATATCCACTTATTTTAGTCTTTCAAAATCAAATTTTCCCTTAAAATCAAATTTTCCCTTAATATACTCATTAAGGAAAGTTCCTTTTGATTGGGCTCTTCGCATGGCTTGATAGGTTGTTTTTGGAACATTTTTGTATTGATATATGCTGCCCGATTGAAAGCGAATTTCTAACATTGAGTTATGCTCATCATAAGCCAGTGTATCAATTACTGTAGAAGGCATGGTATAGCAGTTTGATTAGGTCAGTCATCTTTTAGAGGTATGCGACTCCAGTAACTTTAACAATTGTTGTTCGGCTTTTACTAATGAAGGTTCCTCGTCTTTTTGTGTGAAGGATTTTTTAAAATAAGATTGAGCGCGTCCTTTTTCGTATGCTTCAATCAATGAGTTACATACGTAATATTCTCTACAGACAGCACGCGTATTTCCCAGCTTCGAAGCTACAAAGTCATACATTTCAAGAATGTTATTTTTGCATTCGTTTTTATTCTGAAAGGGTTCGAGCTGACTTAATTTTATAAATGCCCACAGCGTGCCAAACCAAGTTCTAAAGTCTTTTGAACTAAAGTCCTTATCAGAGGCTGCTTGAATGTACCGGTTTATATCGCCCGAATCTATTGCGCAAACCTCACCATCTTCGTCGATAAACTGCAATAGATGCTGACCAGGAATTTCTTTCACGTCTTGTAGTTTTTTTGCCAGTCTTTTGTCGTGAATTGTGATCTCATGAAGTACACCTTTCTTTCCTTTAAATTGAAAATAAATATCGGCGCCGTTGATCTGAACGTGTTTGTTGGTAAGCGTTGTTAGACCATAACTTTTATTCATATCACGATAGTGGGCATTACCTGGTCGGATGAGTGTCTCTTCCATCAACTCAAGCGCTAACGCCATCACTTTGTCCTTCGTTAGTTTCCTTTGTCTGCTGTCTTTTATAATTTTAGACCTGATCAGTGGTAGGGCTTTTCCGAAATCGATAATTTTTACAAATTTCTTCTCTTGCTGTCTTCGCGTCCACTCCGGATGATATAAATATTGTTTTCGGCCTTTATCATCAATGCCGGTGACTTGGAGATGTCCATTTACCTCGCTACAGATCCACACTTTTTCCCAAGTGGGGGGATAACCAGGGCCTTAAACCGCTTAAGTTTCTGTTTGTCTTTCACTAGAATGCCACCGAAATAATAGGCAAATCCTCGTCCTTTGCGGGTTCGTGTATATCCCGGTTCTGCATCTGTTATATATTGTAAATTGGTCATTGCGTTCAGGATTAACAACCACTATTTACTTAAGGTTTTTGATATTAAAATTATTGCTATTTTTAGTTTATTTTAATATTTATCCCATGTCAGAATCATTATTGCGGCAAAACATAGAGCGTACGCTCGAGGAGGCAATCTCTGATGAAAGCTATAATGCCTTTTGTGAATTAAGCTTTGAGAAGTCATTTGATAAAAAACAATACTTTGTGGAGCCCGGGCGTCCTTGTAATTATCAATATTTTATATTGGAAGGGTCATGCTACTCATATTACATGAATGAGAAGGGGGATAAAAATGCTATTCAGCTTGCGATTGAGGATTATTGGATAACCGATTCATCCAGTTTTTTTACCAATAAGGCCGCGGTCTCAACCATTGAAACATTGGAACCTACAAGGGCTTTGTTGTTGAGCAAGGAGAATTTGAATGCGCTTTGCAACACCCAGCCAATATTTGATCGTTATTTTCGGATTCTTCTTCAGAACGCGATGTCGACTCTTTACTACCGGATAGCTAAAACTACAAGTGAAGATGCGGAGCATCGGTATCGTGAATTTTCTAGGCTATTCCCTCATTTTGTGCAACGAATACCGCAATTTTTGATAGCTTCTTATTTAGGGATTAAACCTCAATCATTGAGCCGCATCCGGAGGGAGATGCTTTTTAAGGATTAGTGTCTATTTTTCTTAACATAGGTGAACTACTTTTTTGGGGATTAGGTGGATCTTTGTATTGTTAAATTAAAAATAAAGGAAAAAATGAATACAGTAGACACGACAACTAAATGGGTTTTAGACCCCACACACAGTGAGCTTATCTTTAAGATCAAGCATTTAATGATTACAAACGTTAAAGGTGAATTCCAGAAGTTCAACATAACTGTTGATAGTAAGGGTAACGATTTTAGCGACGCAAAGGTTTCTGCAACGATCGAGACAGATTCTATTTTTACGAACAACGCTGATCGAGATGCACACTTAAGAAGTGCTGACTTCTTTGATGCTGAGAAGTTTCCGCAAATTACTTTTAACAGCATGGAGCTTAACAAGCTAGATGATGAAAATTATCAACTAAAAGGCATCTTGGATATGCACGGAGTTGAGAAAGAAGTGATCTTGGATGTTGAGTTTGGTGGTTTTGTTAAAGACCCATACGGTAACCATAAAGCGGGATTCTCTGTTAGTGGTAAATTGAACCGGAAAGACTGGGGACTAAACTGGAATGCCGCGCTTGAAGCAGGTGGTGTTATGGTTAGTGAAGAGGTGAGACTAAACGCTGAAGTTCAGTTTGTTAAGGAAGCTTAGGATTTCTGATTTTTAGAGTTTGCCCTCAGCAATTTCTTTCTTATTACCTGCAACGGTCAATAGGGTGGATCCGAGGATGGCAGTAAGAACAGAGCCGACCAGGACTGAGAACTTTGCTTCTTCGATTAAAAGAGGGTCCGCAAACGATAATATGGCGATAAAGATGGACATGGTAAATCCGATGCCGCCCAACAGTCCCACACCAAGCATATGAAGCCAGTTGGCATTCTTAGGTAGCAAACCTATTTTGGATTTCACAGAAATCCAGGAGACAATGAGAATACCAATTGGCTTTCCTATTAAAAGCCCAAGTATGATCCCTAGTCCCAAATTAGAGAAAAGACCTTCTAGCATCGCGGATTGAAACTCAATGTTTGTATTGGCCAATGCGAAGATTGGGATGATAATAAAATTAACAGGTTTTGCTAATATATGTTCTAATTTTTCTAAGGGAGACTCTGTTTCGTCGGGTGTTGTAGGTAGTGTTAAAGCCGTTAATACCCCTGCGATCGTTGCGTGGATTCCTGAATGATGAATAAAGTACCAAATGAAAATACCGGGAATCAAATAAAATGCAATATTCTTTACCCCGAATCGGTTGAAAAGGATCAGCACGATGAAAATCGCCCCTGCATATCCTAAATAAGTGAAATTTAGTTCTGAAGAATAAAATAGCGCAATGACGAGAATAGCCAGTAAATCATCGACAATTGCCAAGGCTGCTAAAAAAATTTTTAAAGACATGGGCGCTCTTTTTCCCAGGGCGGTAATGGCCGCTAGTGCAAAAGCAATATCTGTAGCCATGGGTATGCCCCAACCGTGCTCTGTTGGCGTCCCCTTGTTTAAGAGCATATAAATGAACGCTGGCACTAATGCACCCCCAATAGCGCACAATATAGGCAGTGCAGCTTTTTTGGGCGAAGCAAGCTCTCCTTCGACTAATTCGCGTTTGATTTCTAAACCGACCAAGAGAAAGAAGATAGCCATTAACCCATCATTAATCCATAATACGACGGGGTACCTTAAGTGTATGTTTTCCGTATTAAAACCAATTTGAGTTTCAAGAAAATTATTAAAGCCTTCGCCAAGTGGTGAATTTGCAATGATTAGTGAAATGATAACACAAAAAAGTAGAATGATCCCACCGGCAGATTCACTTTTAAGAAAATTAGGAAAAGATTTAAGGTTAATACGATTGCTCATTCGACAAATATATTAAAATCGTAATATTTAGAGCTTATCGTTTCAATTAAAACAATCTAAAACGTAAAAATTTATAAAAAAACCTAGTTGAAGCCAAATATAAACGGGAAGATGAAGGTTACCAAAGCAGTCCAAATTACATAAATAGGAAGATAGGCGGTAATCATTCGACCGATAACAGCAACTTCTGCTTTTTTGAACAGTACTCGGTAAAAGCGGGCAATTACGCATAGTAAATTTATCAATATTAATACGTTACTGCCGAGTACGGCGGTTCGATTCGGTGTGAACCCCCATTCTGAGATCCGGAATAGTATGGCCGAAAGTGCTAAACCGTTTACAAGCACGGTAACGATTGAAAGTAGCAAAAGTATCCAAAGATTTAAACGATTAGCCGCGTTTTTAGAACTTTCAGCTACCGAGAAGAAGATGATTGCGATGACGCCAATCAAAAGCATATTGAACATTAGCAGAAATTCCCGATCGTTGTATGGGTCTTTACCTGAATCGAGGATCGCAATCAAGTAAATGATCAACATCAGTAATACCAACGGACTGAAAATTTTGGCGATTACTGGCGATACTCTATTTACAAGTTCTGGGTTGCTTTGCGTAAGATATGTTCCGATGAGGGGAGCGGAAGCAAGGCCAATAATGGAAACGTTGTTGAAGTAGAATTCTTCGATGTTCAGGTCGATCAGCGAAAACAAGCCGATGGTTAATCCGGTTAAAATGCCACCGGAAATAAGTATTAAGGTTGTCATTACAATCAGATCGCCATTGTAGCGTAAGTAAGCGAGCCGTCTTTCGCTT from Pedobacter indicus carries:
- the nhaA gene encoding Na+/H+ antiporter NhaA, coding for MSNRINLKSFPNFLKSESAGGIILLFCVIISLIIANSPLGEGFNNFLETQIGFNTENIHLRYPVVLWINDGLMAIFFLLVGLEIKRELVEGELASPKKAALPILCAIGGALVPAFIYMLLNKGTPTEHGWGIPMATDIAFALAAITALGKRAPMSLKIFLAALAIVDDLLAILVIALFYSSELNFTYLGYAGAIFIVLILFNRFGVKNIAFYLIPGIFIWYFIHHSGIHATIAGVLTALTLPTTPDETESPLEKLEHILAKPVNFIIIPIFALANTNIEFQSAMLEGLFSNLGLGIILGLLIGKPIGILIVSWISVKSKIGLLPKNANWLHMLGVGLLGGIGFTMSIFIAILSFADPLLIEEAKFSVLVGSVLTAILGSTLLTVAGNKKEIAEGKL
- a CDS encoding ABC transporter permease, which gives rise to MKGKKVSKSSLNFPWLIKMALRDSRKNKSRLFLFISSIVLGIAAMVAISSFRDNLMRDIDRQAASLIGADLVLDSRKVLSDSSRKLIDSLKDLSVQFAEEKNFVSMVYFEKSGGSRLVQIRGISGEYPFYGKIETIPQGAADHYQNENTVLVDKTLMLQFDAEVGDTVRIGNSKFRIEGESVQAPGQTGLSSAVAPAIFLPLASLESTGLLQKGSRVNYLYYYQFDTNVDSHQLAERLDERLEKEGLDAESVQMRKERTGRVFGDLTKFLSLVGFIALLLGCIGVSSAVQIYIREKINSIAILRCLGVSGFQAFLIFIFQIIGIGFIGSIIGAGLGVLLQQLIPMVLAELLPVEVNIAVSWPSIWMGVVLGVLISVLFALLPLLSVQRVSPLNTLRASFQATAASSNKQRGFVFLLIVLFIATFARTQLDDWLQTLIFTIAVVAGYLILYGVAAIMIRLVRKYFPNSWAYVWRQGLSNLYRPNNQTVILVMAIGLGTAFISTLFFVKSLLIEQVTFSTQGEQPNMVLFDIQTRQKDEVTDLVRLSGLPVIQEVPIVTIQLESINGYRQSDVEKDSTLEISTRAFARELRVTFRDSLISSEKITEGSWKGIVAEGDTALISLDREYAERIGVQVGDEIVCNVQGLLVPTRVGSLREVDWDRVQTNFRIVFPKGIIDDAPQFHVIMTRTPNEETSAAFQLKLVQAFPNVSIIDLKLILTVLDEIISKVSFVIQFMAALSIFTGLVVLLSSILISKFQRIQESVLLRTLGASRKQVLAITALEYFFLGALSSMAGILIAVVSAWALATFNFEIPFRPDFLVILVVLVCVTFLTVIIGIININSILRRPPLEILRR
- a CDS encoding DNA topoisomerase IB, which codes for MDDKGRKQYLYHPEWTRRQQEKKFVKIIDFGKALPLIRSKIIKDSRQRKLTKDKVMALALELMEETLIRPGNAHYRDMNKSYGLTTLTNKHVQINGADIYFQFKGKKGVLHEITIHDKRLAKKLQDVKEIPGQHLLQFIDEDGEVCAIDSGDINRYIQAASDKDFSSKDFRTWFGTLWAFIKLSQLEPFQNKNECKNNILEMYDFVASKLGNTRAVCREYYVCNSLIEAYEKGRAQSYFKKSFTQKDEEPSLVKAEQQLLKLLESHTSKR
- a CDS encoding KTSC domain-containing protein — protein: MPSTVIDTLAYDEHNSMLEIRFQSGSIYQYKNVPKTTYQAMRRAQSKGTFLNEYIKGKFDFKGKFDFERLK
- a CDS encoding alpha/beta fold hydrolase — protein: MKKTWLSFVFIFFGATFTAFSQDSVQRKKEYLKEILDINIDQRFRANTRRVSVEDSTWMDWLKRTGELPPDFSKMRSIPNLPEPLIEYRDGNKVPITTVNQWKKKREWIKAQYQHWVSGHAPGAPGNVEANVLTDEVQENGTRVQMIELRFGPGHKAKMTVELIIPPGSEEKPVFMTQWNHRDWAQLAVKRGYIGCVYAAADLKDDTDPYMFIYPDYDFSGLMRRAFGASRVVDYLLTRREVNKDQIAITGHSRNGKQSLWAAAFDERISAVVSSSSSTGGDMPWRYGDPQFASETLDYVMAWNAHWFHPRLRFFSGREDKLPVDQNLLGALIAPRPLLYHYSIVERGLNSWSNEQNYYSVKKVYDFLGVPDHVGVLTRMGPHAVAARDVEQTIDFLDIQFGRSDQKWSNELYYPYDYKKWESSHPDYKEKAKEIVPVKLKNNYRSTTAFQEDKEKIIDNLNWILGDEPAGVRAVNVGSWQPANRDWINLINPIPQVKGAKEIYLGPYSAVGDHVSAVLYCPVDSSSGEIKTGTNGRLPVVIYSHQYAHSSGFVKGHDKGGRLATRDLFESLVKRGFAVMAIDMYGFGTRIWEAKNFDLRYPQWSKMGKFVRDIRSSMDAIDELEYLDNNQIYLLGNTIGGAVSIMAAALDDRVAGVATVAAFSPWRASDSQFESLRNYSHIHGFIPRIGYFVDEPTSVPVDFGEIIAAYAPKPMLLIAPELDRHTDIPALKEMMGSVNKVYSLYDREDNIRVIYQAGEINRMSRDMYETVGDFFLKLSESGDSLSRIGKTETNRGWEILFNGENPASKWRSVKNAKFPSKGWKVVDGNLVITSGGKGGDIITREKYSDFELVFDYKLSDSANTGVKYLVNTLQDSKGRRVLNGPEFQLIDDYKHESVIDNRSPETSTGSLYLLYAPVGKQLNGPGEWNSVRIIVRGNHVEHWLNGKKIVDYNRGSSDFRKRVSETKFKEFKDYGEAESGHILLQDHKDQAYFRNIKIRRF
- a CDS encoding DUF1697 domain-containing protein; this encodes MMQTYISILRGINVSGQKLIKMDALKSMYESLGFTHVKNYVQSGNIIFSADETATKSLVEKISSQIENDFGFEVPVLVMTKNELEEIIAANPFADSPEKDPTALYVTFLAANVSDFDLDRIEEKAQKDEQIYIGSKAVYLYCPHGYGKTKLNNTFLERSLKTKATTRNWKTTKKLLELAVR
- a CDS encoding YceI family protein, which codes for MNTVDTTTKWVLDPTHSELIFKIKHLMITNVKGEFQKFNITVDSKGNDFSDAKVSATIETDSIFTNNADRDAHLRSADFFDAEKFPQITFNSMELNKLDDENYQLKGILDMHGVEKEVILDVEFGGFVKDPYGNHKAGFSVSGKLNRKDWGLNWNAALEAGGVMVSEEVRLNAEVQFVKEA
- a CDS encoding DUF4153 domain-containing protein translates to MDTLTKTKDAILCHLNDPVEVEKLYREDKVAFKHAFNMLYPTLKDDRLAAFWNERLNFNREKGSWRTNKDLIFIIFACIFATIIVKLPTFFSIDKEFFYTRNVGFTIFPVLTAYFAWKNKLKAKQYVPMVVATLVAVFFINVFPKAESDTLVLSCIHLVLFLWSILGFSFSSRSNDPSERRLAYLRYNGDLIVMTTLILISGGILTGLTIGLFSLIDLNIEEFYFNNVSIIGLASAPLIGTYLTQSNPELVNRVSPVIAKIFSPLVLLMLIIYLIAILDSGKDPYNDREFLLMFNMLLIGVIAIIFFSVAESSKNAANRLNLWILLLLSIVTVLVNGLALSAILFRISEWGFTPNRTAVLGSNVLILINLLCVIARFYRVLFKKAEVAVIGRMITAYLPIYVIWTALVTFIFPFIFGFN
- a CDS encoding Crp/Fnr family transcriptional regulator; the encoded protein is MSESLLRQNIERTLEEAISDESYNAFCELSFEKSFDKKQYFVEPGRPCNYQYFILEGSCYSYYMNEKGDKNAIQLAIEDYWITDSSSFFTNKAAVSTIETLEPTRALLLSKENLNALCNTQPIFDRYFRILLQNAMSTLYYRIAKTTSEDAEHRYREFSRLFPHFVQRIPQFLIASYLGIKPQSLSRIRREMLFKD